A genome region from Conger conger chromosome 16, fConCon1.1, whole genome shotgun sequence includes the following:
- the vasnb gene encoding vasorin b: MKALRPPLPPFRPSLLLLLLLFLLLRGRAARGDCPQDCACSSPGSIFCFQRRAASVPRGVPSSTVNLYLFQNGIEALTPEDFAGLGGLQMLDLSQNKLSRLPGGAFRPLSELRNLDLSNNQVEHVSQESFAGLALLERLYLFNNRIQSIHPAAFQGLGQLLELKLQGNQLTSLPALRMPKLLLLDLSYNQIPPPEPADLQTPNLEGLHMAGMGLRELDPGLTAGLGNLHGLDLSQNQLRAVPEALREVRGLTRLNLAGNPVGRLRPEDFQKLEQLRELQELDLSNTNLQGLPREFRQLLPRLQGLSVAENPFNCLCPLAWFPEWLREGGVRLGRTEETRCHFPPVNAGKVLERLDYRDFGCPTTTTVTTTTVTTSSTAKPTRVTTAPRPLTPAVVPPPPSDSPSHTETDSDPPLAVPSAPAGGDGESEPEFGEHMCPANICLNGGTCQLDRRGHLECICPPRTSGTYCENEEEDPPPPPANPPPETRTVAVAVTPDISSRQVTSTSILLDLHRYIRTRPYLRGIRLTYKNLSGPDRRPMQLSVPASYPEYTLRGLRPNSTYSICAGPLGELGPADTACTEARTAGQPAPGPGARVMEGQFSSALVPALAVALLVLLAAGVAAVVCFLRRRKRAKGPPDSGCDEPSTLELEGVKACLDNGALPHKQAADLQPAAPAPGLHAGVEYEVPLMQAHCTANNNMASLKPSYF, from the coding sequence ATGAAGGCCCTCCGCCCTCCGCTGCCGCCTTTCCggccctccctcctcctcctcctcctcctcttcctcctgctccgcGGCCGGGCGGCGAGGGGCGACTGCCCGCAGGACTGCGCCTGCTCCAGCCCGGGCTCCATCTTCTGCTTCCAGCGGCGCGCCGCCTCCGTGCCCCGGGGCGTGCCGTCCTCCACTGTCAACCTCTACCTCTTCCAGAACGGCATCGAGGCCCTGACGCCGGAGGACTTCGCCGGCCTGGGCGGCCTGCAGATGCTGGACCTCAGCCAGAACAAGCTGTCCCGGCTGCCGGGAGGCGCCTTCCGCCCGCTTTCCGAGCTGCGCAACCTGGACCTCTCCAACAACCAGGTGGAGCACGTGTCCCAGGAGAGCTTCGCCGGGCTGGCCCTGCTGGAGAGGCTCTATCTCTTCAACAACCGGATCCAGAGCATCCACCCGGCCGCCTTCCAGGGGCTGGGCCAGCTGCTGGAGCTGAAGCTCCAGGGGAACCAGCTGACCTCGCTCCCCGCCCTGCGCATGCccaagctgctgctgctggaccTCAGCTACAACCAGATCCCGCCCCCGGAACCGGCCGACTTGCAGACGCCCAACCTGGAGGGGCTCCACATGGCCGGTATGGGGCTGAGGGAGCTGGACCCGGGTTTGACGGCCGGGCTGGGGAACCTCCACGGCCTGGACCTGTCCCAGAACCAGCTGCGGGCCGTGCCGGAGGCTCTGAGGGAGGTGCGGGGGCTGACCCGGCTGAACTTGGCCGGGAACCCCGTGGGCCGGCTGAGGCCGGAAGACTTCCAGAAGCTGGAGCAGCTGCGGGAGCTGCAGGAACTGGACCTGAGCAACACCAACCTGCAGGGCCTGCCCCGCGAGTTTCGCCAGCTCCTGCCCCGGCTCCAGGGGCTGTCGGTGGCCGAGAACCCCTTCAACTGCCTGTGCCCGCTGGCCTGGTTCCCCGAGTGGCTTCGGGAGGGCGGGGTGCGGCTGGGGCGCACCGAGGAGACCCGCTGCCACTTCCCGCCCGTCAACGCCGGCAAGGTCCTGGAGCGGCTGGACTACAGGGATTTCGGGTGTCCCACCACGACCACGGTCACCACGACCACGGTGACCACCAGCAGCACGGCCAAACCCACGAGGGTCACCACGGCGCCCAGGCCGCTCACGCCCGCCGTGGTTCCGCCCCCTCCCAGCGACAGCCCCTCCCACACGGAGACGGACAGCGACCCGCCCCTCGCAGTCCCCTCCGCGCCCGCCGGAGGCGACGGCGAGTCCGAACCGGAGTTCGGGGAGCACATGTGTCCCGCCAACATCTGCCTGAACGGCGGGACCTGCCAGCTGGACCGGCGCGGGCACCTGGAGTGCATCTGCCCGCCCCGCACCTCAGGCACGTACTGCGAGAACGAGGAGGAGgaccccccgccgccccccgccAACCCGCCCCCGGAGACCCGCACGGTGGCCGTCGCCGTGACACCCGACATCAGCTCCCGACAGGTGACCAGCACCTCCATCCTGCTGGACCTGCACCGCTACATCCGCACGCGGCCCTACCTGCGGGGAATCCGCCTCACCTACAAGAACCTGTCCGGCCCGGACCGGCGGCCCATGCAGCTGAGCGTGCCCGCCTCGTACCCGGAGTACACCCTGCGGGGGCTGCGCCCCAACTCCACCTACTCCATCTGCGCGGGCCCCCTGGGGGAGCTGGGCCCCGCCGACACGGCCTGCACGGAGGCGCGCACCGCCGGCCAGCCGGCgcccggccccggggcccgcgTGATGGAGGGGCAGTTCAGCAGCGCGCTGGTGCCGGCGCTGGCCGTGgccctgctggtgctgctggcgGCGGGCGTGGCGGCCGTGGTGTGCTTCCTCCGGCGCCGGAAGCGGGCCAAGGGGCCCCCGGACTCGGGCTGCGACGAGCCCTCCACGCTGGAGCTGGAGGGGGTCAAGGCCTGCCTGGACAACGGGGCGCTGCCCCACAAACAGGCCGCCGACCTCCAGCCGGCCGCGCCCGCGCCCGGCCTCCACGCCGGGGTGGAGTACGAGGTGCCGCTCATGCAGGCCCACTGCACCGCCAACAACAACATGGCGTCTCTCAAGCCCTCCTATttctga